Proteins from a genomic interval of Pseudodesulfovibrio nedwellii:
- a CDS encoding C-GCAxxG-C-C family protein: MNIKENAVIALLGGSSCAQAVLEAYCERYGVSSTDARKLTAGFGGGFASGLTCGAVAAGCMVLGLALASNDLSDANARDTTYNATQSLLARFAERNGSHQCSKILSLNNMEMHTPEGKQRLRESKLCVKMVEDTIDCIEGIIAKAKESVAKTVVV, from the coding sequence ATGAATATCAAAGAAAACGCTGTGATCGCTCTGTTGGGTGGTTCATCCTGTGCTCAGGCCGTACTCGAGGCCTATTGCGAGCGATATGGCGTATCCTCAACAGATGCCCGAAAGTTGACCGCAGGGTTTGGCGGTGGTTTTGCATCAGGTCTGACCTGCGGCGCAGTGGCCGCTGGCTGCATGGTGCTCGGTTTGGCTCTCGCATCCAATGATTTGAGTGATGCCAACGCCCGAGATACAACGTACAATGCAACACAGTCACTTCTCGCCAGATTTGCCGAGCGCAACGGCTCCCACCAATGCTCAAAGATTCTTTCTCTTAACAATATGGAAATGCATACCCCCGAGGGAAAACAACGCCTTCGTGAAAGCAAGCTCTGCGTCAAAATGGTCGAGGACACAATCGACTGCATTGAGGGGATCATCGCTAAAGCGAAAGAAAGCGTGGCTAAAACGGTCGTAGTGTAG